The following are from one region of the Thermincola ferriacetica genome:
- a CDS encoding ABC transporter permease: MLLWLKGSIFKRGGRHLGVALGVAITVSLLASMGAFISSSARSMTSRAIANIPVDWQILLRPGSNKTAVKTEIGKAIKITSIEEVGYADAAGFVAQTGASIQTTGPGKVLGISPEYWKRFPAQIRHLLGKNTGVLAAQQTAANLHVTIGDKVSVERVGLAPVELTIDGIIDLPNADSLFQAIGMPAGVAPQAPPDNVLLVPDQLWHKLFDPQMQIRPDSVRSQLHVKIAHDHLPGDPTSAYLSAQRLANNVEARIAGNGIIGDNLASRLDGVREDALYARVLFLFLGLPGTILAVILTLAVTASGKHRRRREQALLRTRGASRMQIFALAGVEAILVALVGTLLGFILTYVNAKYIAAFDLRMDSSMLIWILLATLAGILLTVLAVLYPAWNEISCSTVAAARAVIGKKRKPLWQRTFVDVILLILAMATFWRTTSSSYQLVLAPEGVAQTSVDYQAFIAPLCLWIGGALLFIRLWSFGIERGKKALAKTIRPIAHGLSTVVASSLSKQRFLITNGIVIVALAFSFAVSTAIFNTTYNAQSHVDAELTNGADITVTGSTSEPPSSKLSNLKLIPSIIAIQPMQHRFAYVGNDLQDIFGIDPLHISDATNISDAYFKGGNAKAMLSALANRPDGVLVSEETVTDFQLKPGDKLILRLQNARDHQYHAVPFHFIGVAREFPTAPKDSFLVANASYIAQQTGSSAAETILIRTRTDPKSLLPQVRSVVNSLPGVRVTDIGSTQSIISSSLTAVDLRGLTRLELIYALLLILGATGLVLALGLVERKRTFSILAALGANRKQLGSFLWSEGLLILVGGVLTGLTLGFIIAEVLVKVLTGVFDPPPQFLFIPWSYLTLILAAGSFAVIVAVFAAQAISQKQVVKALRQN, from the coding sequence GAAAAGCGATCAAAATTACGTCCATTGAGGAGGTAGGATATGCCGACGCTGCTGGCTTTGTTGCCCAGACAGGTGCCTCCATCCAGACAACCGGCCCTGGTAAAGTTCTTGGTATCAGCCCGGAATACTGGAAGCGATTCCCTGCACAAATCCGGCATCTCCTGGGGAAAAATACCGGAGTATTGGCCGCCCAGCAAACTGCAGCCAATTTACATGTAACTATAGGGGATAAAGTGTCTGTTGAACGGGTAGGGCTGGCTCCGGTTGAGCTTACTATTGATGGTATTATTGACCTGCCAAATGCAGACTCTCTTTTTCAGGCCATCGGCATGCCGGCAGGCGTAGCCCCGCAGGCGCCGCCTGACAATGTATTATTGGTTCCTGACCAGCTATGGCACAAGCTATTTGATCCCCAGATGCAGATCCGACCGGACTCAGTCCGCAGTCAATTACATGTTAAAATTGCACATGACCATTTACCAGGGGACCCCACAAGCGCTTACTTGTCGGCTCAGAGGCTGGCTAACAACGTTGAAGCGCGAATCGCAGGCAACGGTATTATTGGTGACAACTTAGCATCCCGTTTGGACGGGGTGCGCGAAGACGCCTTGTACGCGAGAGTTTTGTTCTTGTTCCTGGGATTACCGGGTACCATTTTAGCTGTTATTCTGACTCTTGCTGTTACGGCTTCCGGCAAACACCGCCGACGTAGAGAGCAAGCACTTTTGCGGACCAGAGGGGCATCAAGAATGCAAATTTTTGCCCTTGCCGGAGTTGAAGCGATTTTGGTTGCCTTGGTGGGAACATTATTAGGGTTCATTCTGACATATGTTAACGCCAAATACATTGCCGCCTTCGATTTGCGAATGGATTCATCAATGCTTATCTGGATTTTGTTAGCGACCTTGGCCGGTATTTTGCTTACTGTCCTGGCTGTACTTTATCCGGCCTGGAACGAAATAAGTTGTTCAACCGTGGCCGCTGCACGGGCTGTTATAGGTAAAAAACGAAAACCTTTATGGCAGCGTACGTTTGTTGATGTCATCTTACTGATTCTGGCTATGGCGACATTCTGGAGAACTACAAGTTCCAGTTATCAACTTGTTTTGGCTCCGGAAGGGGTAGCCCAGACCAGCGTAGATTACCAGGCTTTCATTGCACCTTTATGCTTGTGGATAGGTGGTGCATTGCTATTCATTCGTCTTTGGTCTTTCGGAATCGAACGTGGAAAAAAAGCTTTGGCCAAAACTATCCGGCCTATTGCCCATGGGCTTTCTACTGTAGTGGCCTCATCACTTAGCAAGCAAAGATTCTTGATAACAAACGGCATAGTGATTGTTGCGCTGGCCTTTTCTTTTGCCGTTTCTACAGCAATTTTCAATACAACTTATAACGCTCAGTCACATGTTGATGCGGAACTTACCAATGGGGCTGATATAACAGTTACAGGATCTACTTCCGAACCTCCAAGCAGCAAATTGTCAAACCTGAAACTAATTCCTAGTATCATTGCAATCCAACCAATGCAGCATCGATTTGCATATGTGGGTAACGATCTCCAGGATATATTTGGTATTGATCCACTTCACATCAGCGATGCCACCAACATTTCTGACGCTTATTTTAAGGGAGGTAATGCTAAAGCAATGCTATCTGCGTTAGCTAACCGCCCGGACGGTGTATTAGTATCTGAAGAAACAGTTACTGATTTTCAGCTCAAGCCGGGCGATAAGCTTATTCTCCGGTTACAAAACGCCAGAGATCATCAATACCATGCGGTTCCATTTCATTTTATAGGTGTTGCCAGGGAGTTTCCCACAGCTCCCAAAGACTCCTTTTTGGTTGCAAACGCAAGTTATATTGCCCAGCAAACTGGGTCATCGGCAGCAGAAACAATTTTAATTCGCACTCGGACTGATCCGAAAAGTCTTTTACCTCAAGTTCGATCCGTGGTCAATTCACTTCCCGGGGTCAGGGTGACTGACATTGGTTCAACTCAAAGTATCATAAGTTCAAGCCTTACCGCAGTTGATCTTCGTGGGCTAACTCGTCTTGAACTAATCTATGCGCTTTTACTGATCTTAGGAGCGACCGGGTTAGTTTTGGCATTAGGGCTGGTGGAACGGAAACGTACATTCTCAATTCTTGCGGCGCTCGGTGCTAACAGGAAACAATTGGGCTCTTTTTTATGGAGCGAGGGGCTTCTAATTCTTGTAGGCGGAGTGTTAACCGGTTTGACTCTTGGTTTCATAATCGCGGAGGTATTGGTAAAAGTACTTACAGGAGTTTTCGACCCACCACCTCAGTTTTTGTTTATTCCGTGGAGTTATCTCACATTAATACTGGCGGCTGGTAGTTTTGCGGTGATTGTTGCGGTATTTGCGGCACAGGCTATTTCTCAAAAACAAGTGGTAAAAGCTTTACGACAGAATTAA